In the Adlercreutzia equolifaciens DSM 19450 genome, one interval contains:
- the hisG gene encoding ATP phosphoribosyltransferase, producing MTPSGFRDVLSEEARVREAITRAVADLFASRGYVPIETPTLEVMDVLRAGGRVPATPFKFFDSRGDLLAMRPDVTLQIARMCATRLAGVPGPLRFRYTQRVFREAETENQVQARELTQCGVECIGEVGPAADAEIVALFAEALRLAGATQFVLAMATVGVLRALLERSGAAEPWKAAVLDAYHGSDFVALDRLCDAAMGRAVEGEAVDAGAAAPAYTEAIRQLARIRGAQDAIDAVRALVTPLGCVADLDDFQATYDLLGEAGLADSVLVDFSVASSFNYYTGLVFEACSPYLGSPLGSGGRYDRMIGSFGADRPAAGFAFSLEQAMAAASAEVDAAPADARPLRIAVPKGSLNAEAIACLEEAGLDVTGLANPGRALVISNPGVDYIIVRPSDAPVFVALGAADCGICGKDSLLEVGAAVEELVDLRFGGCRFVVAESAGTSAAIEERYRKLGSIRIATKYPSITRAHFARTGTQVEIVYLHGNIELAPITGMAERIVDITATGTTLRENNLEIVEEVLASTARFFANGCALRTDERIVALARVLAENAPKHTYAPIAGASNPVQPTLS from the coding sequence GTGACACCATCGGGCTTCCGCGACGTGCTCTCCGAGGAGGCGCGCGTCCGCGAGGCCATCACCCGGGCCGTGGCCGACCTGTTCGCCTCTCGCGGCTACGTGCCCATCGAGACGCCCACCCTGGAGGTGATGGACGTCCTGCGGGCCGGCGGACGGGTGCCGGCCACTCCCTTCAAGTTCTTCGACTCCCGGGGCGACCTTCTGGCCATGCGCCCGGACGTCACCCTGCAGATCGCGCGCATGTGCGCCACGCGCCTGGCCGGCGTCCCCGGCCCCTTGCGCTTCCGCTACACCCAGCGGGTCTTTCGCGAGGCCGAGACGGAGAACCAGGTGCAGGCCCGCGAGCTCACCCAGTGCGGCGTGGAGTGCATCGGGGAAGTGGGGCCGGCGGCCGATGCCGAGATCGTCGCGCTCTTCGCCGAGGCGCTGCGGCTGGCCGGAGCGACGCAGTTCGTGCTCGCCATGGCCACGGTAGGGGTGCTCCGGGCCCTGCTCGAGCGCTCGGGGGCCGCCGAGCCGTGGAAGGCCGCGGTGCTGGATGCCTATCACGGCTCCGACTTCGTGGCCCTCGACCGTTTGTGCGACGCCGCCATGGGGCGCGCCGTGGAAGGGGAGGCCGTCGATGCGGGGGCTGCCGCGCCCGCCTACACCGAGGCCATCCGTCAGCTCGCGCGCATCCGGGGCGCCCAGGACGCCATCGACGCGGTGCGCGCGCTCGTGACCCCGCTCGGGTGCGTGGCCGACCTGGACGACTTCCAGGCCACCTACGATCTTCTGGGCGAGGCCGGCCTGGCCGACTCCGTGCTCGTAGACTTCTCGGTGGCCAGCTCCTTCAACTACTACACGGGCCTCGTCTTCGAGGCCTGCTCGCCCTATCTGGGCTCGCCTCTGGGCTCCGGCGGCCGCTACGACCGCATGATAGGCTCCTTCGGGGCCGATCGCCCCGCCGCGGGCTTCGCCTTCTCGCTGGAGCAGGCCATGGCCGCCGCCTCTGCCGAAGTGGACGCGGCGCCCGCAGACGCGCGCCCGCTGCGCATCGCCGTGCCCAAGGGCTCCCTGAACGCCGAGGCCATCGCCTGTTTGGAAGAGGCCGGCCTCGATGTGACGGGGCTTGCCAACCCCGGGCGCGCGCTCGTCATCTCCAACCCCGGGGTCGACTACATCATCGTGCGGCCTTCCGATGCCCCCGTCTTCGTGGCCCTGGGCGCCGCCGACTGCGGCATCTGCGGCAAGGACTCGCTTTTGGAAGTGGGCGCTGCCGTGGAGGAGCTGGTCGATCTGCGCTTCGGCGGCTGCCGCTTCGTCGTGGCGGAGTCGGCCGGCACGAGCGCGGCCATCGAGGAGCGCTACCGCAAGCTCGGCAGCATACGCATCGCCACGAAGTACCCTTCCATCACCCGTGCCCACTTCGCGCGCACCGGCACCCAGGTGGAGATCGTCTACCTGCACGGCAACATCGAGCTGGCGCCCATCACCGGCATGGCCGAGCGCATCGTCGACATCACCGCCACGGGAACCACCCTGCGCGAGAACAACCTGGAGATCGTGGAAGAGGTGCTCGCCTCCACGGCCCGCTTCTTCGCCAACGGCTGCGCCCTGCGCACCGACGAGCGCATCGTGGCGCTGGCCCGCGTGCTCGCCGAAAATGCCCCCAAGCACACTTACGCGCCCATCGCCGGCGCTTCCAACCCTGTTCAACCGACCCTGTCCTAA
- the hisD gene encoding histidinol dehydrogenase: MTMRRIDLQPLEPFTSDFIDRTGAFNPGALEAATAIIEQVRRDGDAALRALTEKFDGVAIENFRVPGEAIDAAMAEVDPDTLEALKHAAAQIRDFHERQKRQSWFFAREDGAIVGSKVTPLESVGIYVPGGRALYPSTVLMNALPAQVAGVERIVCVTPPTKDGTLDAAILAACKIAGVTEIYTVGGAQAVAALAYGTETIRPVAKITGPGNAFVAAAKKLVSGDVGIDMIAGPSEVCVVADETADPRLVAIDLMAQAEHDPLAACYLVTFSDAYADAVEAAIQVHLADSTRADITRTSLDDHGLIVVCTSMDQALEAVNVIAPEHLEMHVEGAMEYLGAIRNAGAIFLGAWTPEAVGDYVAGPNHTLPTGGTARYSSPLSVDDFVKKSSIIQYSPAALKNDARAVVQIATHEGLWAHARSVALRLKALLDAEQASVAGSAAAGVEDGEARGE; this comes from the coding sequence ATGACCATGAGACGAATCGACCTGCAACCCCTCGAGCCCTTCACGAGCGACTTCATCGACCGTACCGGCGCCTTCAACCCCGGCGCCCTCGAGGCGGCCACCGCCATCATCGAGCAGGTGCGCCGGGACGGCGACGCGGCCCTGCGCGCGCTTACCGAGAAGTTCGACGGCGTGGCCATCGAGAACTTCCGCGTGCCGGGCGAGGCTATCGATGCCGCGATGGCGGAAGTGGACCCGGACACCCTCGAGGCCCTGAAGCACGCTGCGGCCCAGATCCGCGACTTCCACGAGCGCCAGAAGCGGCAGAGCTGGTTTTTCGCCCGCGAGGACGGGGCCATCGTGGGCTCGAAGGTGACGCCTTTGGAATCCGTGGGCATCTACGTACCCGGAGGACGGGCGCTGTACCCCTCAACGGTGCTCATGAACGCCCTGCCCGCCCAGGTGGCCGGCGTGGAGCGCATCGTCTGCGTGACGCCGCCCACCAAGGACGGCACGCTGGATGCGGCCATCCTCGCTGCCTGCAAGATCGCCGGCGTCACCGAGATCTACACCGTCGGCGGCGCCCAGGCCGTGGCGGCGCTCGCCTACGGCACCGAGACCATCCGCCCGGTGGCCAAGATCACCGGCCCAGGCAACGCCTTCGTGGCCGCGGCCAAGAAGCTCGTCTCGGGCGATGTGGGCATCGATATGATCGCCGGGCCGTCGGAGGTCTGCGTCGTGGCCGACGAGACGGCCGACCCGCGGCTGGTGGCCATCGATCTCATGGCCCAGGCCGAGCACGATCCTTTGGCGGCCTGCTACCTCGTCACCTTCTCGGACGCCTACGCCGACGCGGTGGAGGCGGCCATCCAGGTGCACCTGGCCGATTCCACCCGCGCCGACATCACCCGCACCTCCCTTGACGATCACGGGCTCATCGTCGTGTGCACTTCCATGGATCAGGCCCTGGAGGCGGTGAACGTCATTGCGCCCGAGCATTTGGAGATGCACGTGGAGGGCGCCATGGAGTATCTGGGCGCCATCCGCAACGCCGGCGCCATCTTCTTGGGCGCGTGGACGCCGGAGGCCGTGGGCGATTACGTGGCCGGCCCCAACCACACGCTGCCCACCGGCGGCACGGCCCGCTACTCTTCGCCGCTTTCCGTGGACGATTTCGTGAAGAAGTCCTCCATCATCCAGTACAGCCCCGCGGCCCTGAAGAACGATGCGCGCGCTGTGGTGCAGATCGCCACCCACGAGGGGCTGTGGGCCCATGCCCGCTCGGTGGCCCTGCGCCTTAAGGCGCTGCTGGACGCCGAGCAGGCGAGCGTGGCCGGCTCGGCCGCGGCGGGCGTGGAAGATGGCGAGGCGCGCGGTGAATAA
- the larB gene encoding nickel pincer cofactor biosynthesis protein LarB, producing MAFHQSENSESLCGGAAFARPDYDRAMRQGAGEVIYGEGKTAEQIAAIASSLMGAGQPRVLATRVDAKKADAVAALWGDDGGIAPCAYYETARLVVFGGMPAPDGDGVVAIACAGTSDLPVAEEAALTAEFLGNEVRRFYDVGVAGIHRLLDVADELRAARVVVAVAGMEGALASVVGGLVSAPVIAVPTSVGYGASFGGVTALLAMLNSCASGVSVVNIDNGFGAAFQASAINHLNSRQG from the coding sequence GTGGCCTTTCACCAGAGCGAGAATTCTGAGAGTCTTTGCGGCGGAGCCGCGTTCGCGCGGCCCGACTACGACCGTGCGATGCGACAGGGCGCCGGCGAGGTGATTTACGGCGAGGGAAAGACCGCCGAGCAGATCGCCGCCATCGCCTCGTCGCTCATGGGCGCCGGTCAACCGCGCGTTCTGGCGACCCGCGTGGACGCGAAGAAGGCCGATGCCGTTGCCGCTCTATGGGGCGACGACGGCGGGATCGCCCCGTGCGCCTACTACGAGACGGCGCGGCTCGTCGTGTTCGGCGGCATGCCCGCGCCCGACGGGGACGGGGTGGTGGCCATCGCCTGCGCCGGCACGAGCGATCTGCCTGTGGCCGAGGAGGCGGCGCTCACCGCGGAGTTCCTCGGCAACGAGGTGCGGCGCTTCTACGATGTGGGCGTGGCGGGCATCCATCGACTCTTGGATGTGGCCGACGAGCTGCGCGCGGCCCGAGTCGTGGTGGCGGTGGCCGGCATGGAGGGCGCGCTCGCCTCCGTGGTGGGGGGTCTCGTCTCCGCGCCGGTGATCGCGGTGCCCACCTCGGTGGGCTACGGCGCCTCGTTCGGCGGCGTGACCGCCCTGCTCGCCATGTTGAATTCGTGTGCGAGCGGTGTGTCCGTCGTCAACATCGACAACGGCTTCGGCGCCGCCTTCCAGGCAAGCGCCATCAATCACTTGAATTCCCGACAGGGATAA
- the rdgB gene encoding RdgB/HAM1 family non-canonical purine NTP pyrophosphatase, which yields MKEVLIATNNAHKVEEIRTALNFEGWTFTTMAEAGVTSDPAEDADSFEGNARIKARAARAAARESLGRFVAVLADDSGLEVDALGGAPGVFSARYAGPDGDDAANNAKLLAELAAVPDAERTARFVCTLVFIDEDGTESVARGTIEGSIGREPRGSEGFGYDPLFLPDEYGGMRALAEVSQAEKNGISHRGNALRVLKKALSQSVDER from the coding sequence GTGAAGGAAGTGCTCATCGCTACGAACAACGCCCACAAGGTGGAGGAGATCCGCACGGCCCTGAACTTCGAGGGCTGGACGTTCACGACGATGGCCGAGGCGGGGGTGACATCAGATCCGGCCGAGGACGCCGACAGCTTCGAGGGCAACGCCCGCATCAAGGCCCGGGCGGCGCGTGCGGCGGCACGGGAGTCGCTGGGGCGCTTTGTGGCGGTGCTCGCCGACGACTCCGGTTTGGAGGTGGACGCCCTGGGCGGCGCGCCGGGGGTCTTCTCGGCGCGCTACGCGGGACCCGACGGGGACGATGCGGCCAACAACGCGAAGCTTCTGGCCGAGCTTGCCGCCGTGCCGGATGCCGAGCGCACGGCGCGGTTCGTGTGCACGCTCGTGTTCATCGACGAGGACGGCACGGAATCGGTGGCCCGCGGCACCATCGAGGGTTCCATCGGGCGCGAACCCCGCGGCAGCGAGGGCTTCGGCTACGACCCGCTGTTTTTGCCCGACGAGTACGGCGGCATGCGGGCGCTGGCCGAGGTCTCCCAGGCCGAGAAGAACGGCATATCTCATCGGGGAAATGCCTTGCGCGTGCTCAAAAAGGCCCTTTCCCAAAGCGTTGACGAACGGTAA
- a CDS encoding MerR family transcriptional regulator translates to MKIAEVSKRYGVSTDTLRYYERIGLLRHVPRNKSGIRDYDEASCNAVEFVKCMRDAGMSIESLVEYMELLEQGDETTAARKELLLRQGDEIRERIAGLERALARLEYKIEHYDEVMTATERTLRAGE, encoded by the coding sequence ATGAAGATTGCGGAAGTCAGCAAGCGCTACGGTGTTTCCACCGACACGCTGCGCTATTACGAGCGCATTGGCCTGTTGCGCCATGTGCCTCGCAACAAGAGCGGCATTCGCGATTACGACGAGGCCAGCTGCAATGCCGTCGAGTTCGTCAAATGCATGCGCGATGCCGGCATGTCCATCGAGTCTTTGGTGGAGTACATGGAGCTTCTGGAGCAGGGCGATGAGACGACGGCGGCCCGCAAGGAGCTTCTTTTGAGGCAGGGCGACGAGATCCGGGAGCGCATTGCCGGCCTGGAGCGGGCCTTGGCGCGTCTCGAGTACAAGATCGAGCACTACGACGAGGTCATGACGGCCACCGAGCGGACTCTGCGCGCGGGGGAGTAA
- a CDS encoding L,D-transpeptidase family protein translates to MPRHSTSDNRISEAGASATRGFVMPEGRFGAPRPVGPQATGAMPPQHDQGTAAMPPQPSRPAISGTGAMPVVPPMGPTSGGYVPGYQVNARPPKKHRGLKIFGIVMASILGAIALVYFAGVIVFSGRFFPQSTIIGMDISGKTPEEVHQMLDEVLGDYTFKVEGPGLSLTLDATDMGMALDSQSIADGLLAEMNPWAWPYEVFQRHDDTDDLVSTLENSKLADTLTAAVEEANARGTAPKNATVAYDADEGGYVVVPEEEGNTLLADVVIDEVTRGTVNFAPKVPLSDAVLAKPTVTRDDPALAEARDAANKYLGGALSLTMAGAEKMAITADEIAEHITLGDDLSVTFDPEPLVAAVKEKVNAMDTTGATRTFTRPDGKAVTVKGGDYGWITDSQATADAVREALTSGAGGTLEIIMKQNAAQAPDEGGRDFGTRYIDVDLTEQHARFYGEDGAIVWESDIVSGKPADGRDTPQGTYYIKTNDGKSVLRGYKPDGTKDYETEVEFWMPFKDNSVGFHDAGWQEKFGGDWYVEHGSHGCINLPPDKAEELHGLLSVGDVVVVHE, encoded by the coding sequence ATGCCACGACACAGCACATCTGACAATCGAATTTCCGAAGCGGGCGCAAGCGCTACCCGCGGTTTCGTCATGCCCGAGGGCCGCTTCGGCGCGCCGAGGCCCGTGGGGCCCCAGGCCACGGGCGCGATGCCGCCCCAGCACGACCAGGGAACCGCCGCGATGCCCCCTCAGCCTTCGCGCCCCGCAATCAGCGGCACCGGCGCCATGCCCGTCGTGCCCCCCATGGGCCCGACGTCCGGCGGCTACGTGCCCGGCTACCAGGTGAATGCCCGGCCGCCCAAGAAGCATCGGGGGCTCAAGATCTTCGGCATCGTGATGGCCTCCATTCTAGGCGCCATCGCCCTTGTCTACTTCGCCGGTGTCATCGTGTTCTCCGGGCGCTTCTTCCCGCAGTCCACCATCATCGGCATGGACATCTCCGGCAAGACGCCCGAAGAGGTCCATCAGATGCTCGACGAGGTGCTGGGCGACTACACCTTCAAGGTGGAGGGCCCGGGTCTTTCCCTCACGCTGGACGCCACGGACATGGGCATGGCGCTCGACAGCCAATCTATCGCCGACGGCCTTCTGGCCGAGATGAACCCCTGGGCGTGGCCCTACGAGGTGTTCCAGCGCCACGACGACACCGATGACTTGGTCTCCACCCTGGAGAACTCGAAGCTGGCCGACACGCTGACCGCCGCCGTGGAGGAGGCCAACGCCCGCGGCACCGCTCCCAAGAACGCCACCGTGGCCTATGACGCCGACGAGGGCGGCTATGTCGTCGTGCCCGAGGAGGAGGGCAACACCCTTTTGGCCGACGTCGTCATCGACGAGGTGACGCGGGGCACGGTGAACTTCGCGCCGAAGGTGCCGCTCTCCGACGCCGTGCTGGCCAAGCCCACGGTGACGCGCGACGACCCCGCACTGGCCGAGGCGCGCGATGCGGCCAACAAGTACCTCGGCGGGGCGCTTTCCCTCACCATGGCGGGCGCCGAGAAGATGGCCATCACCGCCGACGAGATCGCCGAGCACATCACCTTGGGCGACGATCTCTCCGTGACCTTCGACCCTGAGCCTTTGGTGGCGGCGGTGAAGGAGAAGGTGAACGCCATGGACACCACGGGCGCTACCCGCACGTTCACGCGTCCCGACGGCAAGGCCGTCACGGTGAAGGGCGGCGACTACGGCTGGATCACCGACAGCCAGGCCACCGCCGACGCCGTGCGCGAGGCGCTCACCTCCGGGGCGGGCGGCACGCTGGAGATCATCATGAAGCAGAACGCGGCCCAGGCCCCCGACGAGGGCGGCCGCGACTTCGGCACCCGCTACATTGACGTGGATCTCACCGAGCAGCACGCGCGCTTCTACGGCGAGGACGGCGCCATTGTCTGGGAGAGCGATATCGTCAGCGGCAAGCCCGCCGACGGGCGTGACACGCCCCAGGGCACCTACTACATCAAGACCAACGACGGCAAGTCGGTGCTGCGCGGCTACAAGCCCGACGGCACCAAGGACTACGAGACCGAGGTGGAGTTCTGGATGCCCTTCAAGGACAACTCCGTGGGCTTCCACGACGCGGGTTGGCAGGAGAAGTTCGGCGGCGACTGGTACGTCGAGCACGGCAGCCACGGCTGCATCAACCTGCCTCCCGATAAGGCCGAAGAGCTCCACGGGCTTCTGTCGGTGGGCGACGTCGTCGTCGTGCACGAGTAG
- the murI gene encoding glutamate racemase has protein sequence MDTEHFDNRPIGVFDSGYGGLTVARALQKRLPEESILYFGDSARCPYGPRDQAEVDGFVQQICTWLVGRDVKMIVIACNTATAAGLAHAQENFSVPVVGVVEPGARAAAHTTLNRRVGVIATKGTVDSNAYSDAIRHIDAGITVFSTATPRFVEIAEMGLKLSDGPIEDYMADTTKVYIRPEFEDIARQYLEPLRRCDIDTLVLGCTHYPLLKALIGGVVGRKVTLVNSADETARDVDHILRRRRAHARSGNVPVHSFFTTADDVEEFRRFGGRVLARPMDVVAHVDLPAL, from the coding sequence GTGGATACGGAGCATTTCGACAACCGCCCCATCGGGGTGTTCGATTCCGGCTACGGGGGCCTCACGGTGGCCCGCGCGCTGCAGAAGCGCCTGCCGGAGGAGTCCATCCTGTACTTCGGCGACTCAGCGCGCTGCCCCTATGGGCCCCGCGATCAGGCCGAGGTGGACGGCTTCGTGCAGCAGATCTGCACGTGGCTCGTCGGCCGGGACGTGAAGATGATCGTCATCGCCTGCAACACGGCCACGGCCGCCGGCCTCGCCCATGCCCAGGAGAACTTCTCCGTGCCCGTCGTCGGCGTGGTGGAGCCGGGCGCCCGGGCGGCGGCCCATACGACGCTCAACCGGCGCGTGGGGGTCATCGCCACCAAGGGCACCGTGGATTCCAACGCCTACAGCGACGCCATACGCCACATCGACGCCGGCATCACCGTGTTCTCCACGGCGACGCCTCGGTTCGTGGAGATCGCCGAGATGGGGCTGAAGCTCTCCGACGGGCCCATCGAGGACTACATGGCCGACACCACCAAGGTCTACATCCGCCCGGAGTTCGAGGACATCGCCCGGCAGTACCTGGAGCCGCTGCGCCGCTGCGACATCGACACGCTCGTTTTGGGCTGCACCCACTATCCGCTTCTGAAGGCGCTCATCGGGGGCGTGGTGGGGCGCAAGGTCACGCTGGTGAACTCGGCCGACGAGACGGCCCGCGACGTCGATCACATCCTGCGCCGGCGCCGCGCCCACGCCCGCTCGGGCAACGTGCCCGTCCACTCGTTTTTCACCACGGCCGACGATGTGGAGGAGTTCCGGCGCTTCGGCGGCCGCGTGCTCGCCCGCCCCATGGACGTCGTCGCGCATGTGGATCTGCCCGCACTGTAA
- a CDS encoding LarC family nickel insertion protein, whose amino-acid sequence MTKLLYLECTSGISGDMCAAALLDAGASEEAVRRALESLPVEGFAVEISRVKKSGLDVCDFSVVLDAAHENHDHDMAYLHGQGGASEHGHDHDHGHAHDHDHAHGAPGGHHHRGPAEIAQIIDGAAMTDGAKAIAHRMFGFVADAEARAHGVPVGEVHFHEVGAVDSIADIIAIAVAADDLAPDGVVVSDLPCGYGTVRCQHGLIPVPAPATAFIAEAAGLTLSPVDVEGELVTPTGAAAAAALRTEAALPERFSIKAIGMGAGKRAYDTPGILRAMIIEPAE is encoded by the coding sequence ATGACGAAACTTCTCTATCTGGAATGCACCTCCGGTATCAGCGGCGACATGTGCGCGGCGGCCCTGCTGGATGCAGGCGCGAGCGAGGAAGCGGTGCGCCGGGCGCTGGAGAGCCTGCCTGTGGAAGGTTTCGCTGTGGAGATATCCCGGGTGAAGAAGTCGGGCTTGGACGTCTGCGACTTCAGCGTCGTGCTGGATGCCGCCCACGAGAACCACGACCACGATATGGCCTACTTGCACGGGCAGGGGGGCGCAAGCGAGCACGGCCACGACCATGACCATGGTCACGCCCACGATCACGACCATGCCCACGGTGCCCCCGGTGGCCACCACCACCGCGGCCCTGCGGAAATAGCGCAGATCATCGATGGCGCCGCCATGACCGACGGCGCCAAGGCCATCGCGCACCGCATGTTCGGCTTCGTGGCCGACGCCGAGGCGCGGGCTCATGGCGTACCTGTTGGGGAAGTTCACTTCCACGAGGTGGGCGCCGTGGATTCCATCGCCGACATTATTGCCATCGCCGTGGCGGCCGACGACTTGGCGCCCGACGGCGTTGTCGTGTCCGATCTGCCCTGCGGGTACGGCACGGTGCGCTGCCAGCACGGCCTCATCCCCGTGCCCGCCCCGGCCACGGCGTTCATCGCCGAAGCTGCCGGATTGACGCTTTCCCCGGTGGACGTGGAAGGCGAGCTCGTCACCCCCACGGGCGCCGCCGCGGCCGCCGCTCTGCGCACGGAAGCCGCCCTTCCCGAGCGCTTCTCCATCAAGGCCATCGGCATGGGCGCCGGCAAGCGCGCCTACGACACTCCCGGCATCCTCCGCGCCATGATCATCGAGCCTGCGGAGTAA